A single genomic interval of Juglans regia cultivar Chandler chromosome 1, Walnut 2.0, whole genome shotgun sequence harbors:
- the LOC109019528 gene encoding transcription factor MYB74-like, with translation MGRTPCCDKDGLKKGPWTPEEDLKLINYIQLHGPGNWRTLPKNAELQRCGKSCRLRWTNYLRPDIKRGRFSFEEEETIIQLHCILGNKWSAIAARLPGRTDNEIKNYWNTHIRKRLLRMGIDPVTHAPRLDLLDLSSILNSSLCNPSILNVSNLFGTQTLMNPDLLKLATAIISLKQENQVPFTKTLQENNLFNYLMQNQVQPVVLQPNDQYQTPLQEGFSSEMTNQLMQANVEGCCSNVSTFGNSQENSIPTSLNEELVCQPNYMYCSSNPTVPDIPESSNFQSLYNSNQNFSFESVVSTPISSPTPLNSPSTFINGGAEDEKESYCSSALFNFEIPDGLDMAEFL, from the exons ATGGGAAGAACACCTTGTTGTGACAAAGATGGACTCAAGAAAGGTCCTTGGACTCCAGAGGAAGATCTTAAGCTCATCAACTATATTCAGCTCCATGGACCTGGCAACTGGAGAACCCTTCCTAAGAATGCTG AGCTGCAACGATGTGGAAAGAGCTGTCGTTTGCGATGGACTAACTATCTGAGGCCTGATATCAAGAGGGgaagattttcttttgaagaagaagagaccaTCATCCAATTGCACTGTATCTTAGGAAACAA GTGGTCTGCAATAGCCGCTCGCTTGCCTGGAAGAACTGATAATGAGATCAAGAATTACTGGAACACCCACATCAGAAAAAGGCTGCTACGAATGGGAATTGATCCTGTGACTCATGCCCCTCGCCTCGATCTTCTTGACCTTTCCTCCATCCTAAACTCATCTCTCTGCAACCCATCAATTCTCAATGTGTCAAACTTGTTTGGCACTCAAACCCTCATGAATCCAGATCTCTTAAAGCTAGCCACCGCTATCATTTCACTAAAACAGGAAAACCAAGTACCCTTTACAAAAACTCTCCAGGAAAACAACCTTTTCAACTACTTGATGCAAAACCAAGTCCAACCAGTAGTACTACAACCCAACGATCAATATCAAACTCCACTACAAGAAGGGTTTTCATCGGAGATGACAAACCAGCTCATGCAAGCCAATGTAGAAGGGTGTTGTTCGAACGTGTCAACTTTTGGAAATTCCCAAGAAAACTCAATACCGACAAGCCTGAACGAAGAGTTAGTTTGCCAGCCAAACTATATGTATTGCAGCTCTAATCCAACGGTTCCTGATATACCAGAGAGTTCAAATTTCCAGTCACTATACAATAGCAATCAGAACTTCAGCTTTGAATCTGTTGTATCGACACCAATATCAAGCCCTACTCCCTTAAATTCTCCATCCACATTCATCAACGGCGGCGCTGAAGATGAAAAGGAGAGCTACTGCAGCAGCGCCttgtttaattttgaaattcCAGATGGTTTGGACATGGCTGAATTCTTGTAA